Part of the Deltaproteobacteria bacterium CG11_big_fil_rev_8_21_14_0_20_49_13 genome is shown below.
CGATCCCGGAGAGCCTCTGTATGAAATTTAGGGCAGTTCGTTCGGCGGTGAGCAGGCTTCTTGTGGAGCCGCTTACTTCCATCAGAACGGTCCCCTTTTTTACCTTCTCTCCGTCTTTTACCTTTATTCTGATCTCTATCTTTTTATCGACCGTCTTGAACACAAATACCGCAACGTGAAGTCCCGCAACCACCATCTCTTCCTTTGCGGTCATCAAGGCCTTCGATGTCTGCCACTTGGGAATGACGGCGATGCTCGTGATATCTCCTCTTCCGATATCCTCTTTAATGGCGTCCTTTATCAGTCTGTCTATCCGTATCATAGTTCGTCCAGCGCCTTTCTTAACTTTTCGAGCTCGGCCTTTGACTGGCCCAGGCGCTCGCGTTCTTTTGCGACCACCTCTTTTGGCGCCCGTTCAACAAAGTTTTTGTTTGAGAGCTTTCCCCCGGTCATCTTAATGTAATTTTCGATCCTTGCTATTTCTTTTGCAAGGCGCGTCTTCTCGGCGCCAAGGTCTATCATTCCGGCCAGGGGGATGAATATGTCCACTTTTCCCGCAACGGCCGTTGCGCACTGTTTGGGAGTTTCATGTGCGGTCAGGAAATTGATGGAGGCGATCCGTGCGAGGTCCATTATATATTTCTTGTCCTTTTCTATGTTCTTTTGAACCGCCTTGTCGTGGACACGCAAGGATATCTCTATCTGCTTGCCGGGGTTCACGTTGTGTTCGCCCCTGATATTTCTTATGGCCCCGATGACGTCCATGACGATTTGAAGTTCTTTGGCCTCTTTTTCAAATTCGATCTTTTTTGGTGGAGTGGGGAACTCGGCAAGCATGATAGTGTCATTGCGAGGAACGTCAGCGACGAAGCAATCTCCTGCGGGGGATTGCTTCGCCCTTGCGGGCTCGCAATGACGCGGGAGCTTCTGCCATATTTCTTCCGTTATGAACGGGGCGTAGGGATGCAGCAGGCGCAAAATATGATCCAGAACATGCAGCAATGTTGCCTGCGCCGCTTTCCGCTCTTCTGTTAACTGTTCACTGTTCACTGTTAACTTTCCCTTAACCAGCTCCAGATACCAGTCGCAAAATTCCCCCCACACGAACTGATAGATGGCGCGCGAGGCGGCGTCAAACTGGTAATGGTCTAGCGCCTTGTTGACCTCTTTTATCGTATGCTGAAGTTTATTGAGTATCCATTTATCTGCAAGGGACAATTCTGTCGTCCCCGCGAAAGCGGGGACCTCGTTTGGGAGCTCTAGATCCTTGTTTTCGCAGGGATGACATGTATCAGCCATGTTCATCATAATGAAACGTGAGGCGTTCCAGAGCTTG
Proteins encoded:
- a CDS encoding nicotinate-nucleotide diphosphorylase (carboxylating), producing the protein MIRIDRLIKDAIKEDIGRGDITSIAVIPKWQTSKALMTAKEEMVVAGLHVAVFVFKTVDKKIEIRIKVKDGEKVKKGTVLMEVSGSTRSLLTAERTALNFIQRLSGI